One genomic window of Caldivirga maquilingensis IC-167 includes the following:
- a CDS encoding M48 family metallopeptidase, whose protein sequence is MSMNNAMVFSVWVIMMLLVIMMLTTYNIALAQSMGSIIIFDNNQVTLFVNLTAHVEGYTVVHVNGSYVASVIESLSSSCNLTSYRIISINGDYVNLILNFPPLYLMRNWSLTCNLTSLLIILAKPIRISSLSFPTLRIINNASGIINASRLTMRITAGLNQPYVALVYILIMVPAPLAAYVINGVYLRRLKGVVRFYAFSLLGNLIPMSIFTATYVSSIVFLDPIDPMAVALHYLIPQLNPLELIVISIVVITLLALIPSIAITSHYRRIILKESKPYIERITNPRGIRKAARIISTATIPFIALTVALNILVMSIHQIPVLIKYALSGMVTATLAFALPSMLVTGILFRGGEFNQELTRLSSEIWVMLKAKGSSPRVYVVDDVLGSVYNAAATWGNRVFVSRKLLELVNDEELRSILVHELGHLKHNHLKLILITGVIIIAAFIFTIELLYSSNNSTLFTLLIAIAPITVLLLTRLLLRSAEKSADAEILEAGFNPRAYISALGKLARITEFPNDIDTMSKALLTHPTPLSRALRIADEYGIPREEAIRIFHGQVDYRSMKN, encoded by the coding sequence ATGAGTATGAACAATGCTATGGTATTTTCAGTATGGGTTATTATGATGTTACTAGTAATTATGATGCTTACCACGTATAATATTGCCCTAGCGCAATCAATGGGCTCAATAATCATATTTGATAATAATCAAGTCACCTTATTTGTAAACTTGACAGCGCATGTCGAAGGGTATACGGTTGTTCATGTTAATGGGAGTTACGTGGCTTCGGTGATTGAATCATTGAGTAGTTCATGTAATTTAACCAGTTATAGAATCATTAGTATTAATGGTGATTACGTAAACTTAATTCTAAACTTCCCACCGTTATACTTAATGAGGAATTGGAGCCTAACATGTAACTTAACGTCATTATTAATTATCCTAGCCAAGCCCATTAGAATTTCATCACTATCATTCCCAACACTTAGAATAATTAATAATGCCTCAGGAATAATTAATGCAAGTAGATTAACGATGCGTATTACTGCGGGTTTAAACCAACCCTATGTTGCGTTAGTATACATTCTAATCATGGTGCCGGCCCCATTAGCCGCATATGTAATTAATGGCGTATACCTACGTAGATTAAAGGGGGTTGTTAGGTTTTACGCCTTCTCCCTATTAGGTAACCTAATACCCATGAGCATCTTTACTGCAACATATGTATCATCCATAGTGTTTCTAGACCCCATCGACCCCATGGCGGTTGCTTTACATTACCTAATACCCCAATTAAACCCCCTTGAACTTATCGTAATCTCAATAGTGGTGATTACGCTTCTGGCGTTAATACCATCAATAGCGATTACGAGTCATTATAGGAGGATTATTCTAAAGGAATCTAAACCATATATTGAAAGAATCACTAACCCAAGGGGGATTAGAAAGGCTGCGAGAATCATATCAACTGCCACCATACCCTTTATTGCCCTCACCGTGGCTTTAAACATACTGGTAATGAGTATTCATCAAATACCTGTATTAATTAAGTATGCTTTATCAGGCATGGTTACTGCTACATTAGCCTTCGCATTACCAAGCATGTTAGTTACTGGGATATTATTCAGGGGAGGTGAGTTTAATCAAGAGTTAACTAGGTTATCAAGTGAAATTTGGGTAATGCTTAAGGCTAAGGGTTCTTCACCCAGGGTTTACGTGGTTGATGATGTACTTGGGTCAGTTTACAATGCTGCAGCAACCTGGGGTAATAGGGTTTTCGTGAGCAGGAAATTACTTGAGTTAGTTAATGATGAGGAGTTAAGAAGTATACTTGTGCATGAATTAGGTCACTTGAAGCATAATCACCTCAAGTTAATACTAATCACAGGCGTAATAATCATAGCCGCATTTATATTCACCATTGAGTTACTGTACTCCAGTAATAACTCAACCCTATTCACTCTACTCATTGCAATTGCACCGATTACAGTACTATTACTGACAAGGCTACTGTTAAGAAGCGCCGAGAAGAGCGCCGATGCTGAAATACTTGAGGCTGGTTTCAATCCAAGAGCATACATATCTGCACTGGGTAAACTAGCTAGGATCACTGAATTTCCTAATGACATCGACACCATGAGCAAGGCATTACTCACCCACCCAACACCCCTATCCAGGGCTCTTAGAATAGCTGATGAGTACGGAATACCTAGGGAGGAAGCCATTAGAATATTCCATGGTCAAGTTGATTATAGGTCAATGAAGAATTAA
- a CDS encoding pyridoxal-phosphate-dependent aminotransferase family protein translates to MLTIDPLIATPGPTEIPQRILLAMAKRTTNPDLDPDFFRRYDEARGIIASMVGSSKDNVVVWVGEAMSGLEAAVANLIKAGDKVAVLSNGMFGDAFADLVSPYGGSPIIHRVNYSELLDPDKVRVFLRNEAKEAKVVTMVHCETPSGTLNNLKEIAGVVKSEGRLLIVDAVSSIGGVEVNTAWGIDVLIGGSQKVLNLPSGLTIMVISNEAWDEAERVNYRGFYLNIRLWRNVIEKGEFPYTHSEPLINALLESLRLINEEGFSNVYMRHRAVSRGVVEAVRAMGLKLVPERDEYSSPTVTAFYVPNGLSDVAIREAALKYGALIAGSWGVLKGRVLRIGHMGYTASVNAMVTALTALAKALNDSGYRVKVGDVIEAFLSGVAA, encoded by the coding sequence ATGTTAACGATTGATCCATTAATAGCCACCCCCGGTCCAACCGAGATACCGCAGAGGATTCTACTGGCTATGGCTAAGCGCACCACTAACCCTGACTTGGATCCAGACTTCTTTAGGCGTTATGATGAGGCTAGGGGTATTATAGCTAGTATGGTTGGTTCAAGTAAGGATAATGTGGTAGTATGGGTTGGTGAAGCCATGAGTGGGCTTGAGGCCGCTGTGGCTAATTTAATTAAGGCCGGTGATAAGGTGGCCGTATTAAGTAATGGTATGTTTGGTGATGCCTTCGCGGACCTTGTTTCACCATATGGTGGATCACCAATCATACATAGGGTTAACTACAGTGAATTACTTGACCCAGATAAGGTTAGGGTGTTCCTACGTAATGAGGCTAAGGAGGCTAAGGTAGTCACCATGGTTCATTGCGAGACGCCCAGCGGCACATTGAATAACCTTAAGGAGATAGCAGGCGTAGTTAAGTCTGAGGGTAGGTTGCTTATTGTTGACGCTGTCTCATCAATTGGGGGTGTTGAGGTTAACACTGCATGGGGTATTGATGTGTTAATTGGGGGTAGTCAAAAGGTGCTTAACCTACCATCGGGCTTAACAATAATGGTGATTAGTAATGAGGCTTGGGATGAGGCTGAGAGGGTTAATTACAGGGGGTTTTACCTAAACATTAGACTGTGGAGGAATGTTATCGAGAAGGGTGAGTTCCCATACACCCACAGTGAACCATTAATCAATGCACTGCTTGAATCACTGAGGTTAATTAATGAGGAGGGGTTCAGTAACGTTTACATGAGGCATAGGGCAGTGTCAAGGGGTGTCGTGGAGGCTGTGAGGGCAATGGGCCTTAAACTAGTACCGGAGAGGGATGAGTACTCAAGCCCAACGGTAACAGCATTCTACGTACCCAACGGCCTAAGTGACGTGGCTATTAGGGAGGCTGCGTTAAAATACGGTGCATTAATAGCGGGCTCCTGGGGTGTGCTTAAGGGTAGGGTATTGAGGATAGGGCACATGGGTTACACCGCATCTGTAAACGCCATGGTTACTGCATTAACTGCGCTTGCCAAGGCTCTTAATGACTCAGGGTACAGGGTTAAGGTTGGGGATGTTATTGAAGCCTTCCTAAGCGGTGTTGCTGCATGA
- a CDS encoding APC family permease translates to MSLFVRESTGLVREVGPLKALLVSMGYNGFLIVPFVYLTGIYLYGGGNAAYVALIASWLMFIPGVIMWYLITRQYPRTGGDYVYFSRLNPPVGFAAWFNFTIGEMLYDAVLVYFSISQLGTILQALGNPLASIIMSPRYEFAIAVALVVVLIMVNVASARAGLTMFMVISAAALLTFIASAIYVALLPVSLIKASLGSAYAEALTNASKASPVGGVYGVLGMASFTTAVWAYVNFPATIGGEIKRDRVTALLGVVGMFVMGGLFFTLFVASFLRSLGVNFYVGASYMNAYGVDDGYILVNPGADLALIHTPMAVALAYSSILWYIAPVTGVVIQVSRYLLAFSMDRVLPSAFSYVNPRTHSPIVAHLFDLAVTVILMYILILTPFSSALLYALDLDALILLVFTFIASVLLALIMYLKGVVKLKVSKAVIIPLTVIYLAFLLIFAYYWLTQPQYYLYVTGNPMQLLAESSVIFVIGLVVFTIAKYIRDKEGIPLSLVYEEIPPE, encoded by the coding sequence ATGAGCCTCTTCGTGAGGGAGAGTACAGGCTTGGTGAGGGAGGTTGGGCCCCTTAAGGCATTATTAGTGAGTATGGGTTATAACGGTTTCCTAATAGTGCCATTCGTATACTTAACTGGGATATACCTATACGGTGGGGGTAATGCAGCCTACGTGGCGTTAATCGCATCATGGTTAATGTTCATACCTGGGGTGATTATGTGGTATCTAATAACCCGTCAATACCCAAGGACTGGCGGTGACTACGTCTACTTCTCCAGGCTTAACCCACCGGTGGGTTTCGCTGCTTGGTTTAATTTCACCATTGGTGAAATGCTTTACGATGCCGTATTAGTCTACTTCTCAATAAGCCAATTAGGTACTATTCTTCAGGCATTGGGTAATCCACTTGCAAGCATCATAATGAGCCCTAGGTATGAGTTCGCCATAGCCGTGGCACTAGTGGTAGTGTTAATAATGGTTAATGTGGCGTCAGCCAGGGCTGGTTTAACAATGTTCATGGTGATATCCGCTGCAGCGCTATTAACCTTCATAGCCTCAGCCATTTACGTTGCCTTACTTCCAGTAAGCCTAATTAAAGCTTCCCTAGGGTCGGCTTATGCTGAGGCCTTAACCAACGCCAGTAAGGCCTCGCCAGTGGGTGGGGTTTATGGTGTACTTGGTATGGCTTCATTCACAACGGCTGTTTGGGCGTACGTTAACTTCCCGGCCACGATTGGTGGTGAGATTAAGAGGGATAGGGTAACGGCGCTCCTTGGTGTCGTTGGTATGTTCGTAATGGGTGGCTTATTCTTCACATTATTCGTTGCCTCATTTCTAAGAAGCCTTGGGGTTAATTTCTACGTTGGTGCAAGCTACATGAATGCCTACGGGGTGGATGATGGCTACATTCTAGTTAATCCAGGTGCCGACTTAGCATTAATACACACCCCCATGGCAGTGGCTTTAGCATACTCATCAATACTCTGGTATATTGCCCCAGTTACGGGGGTTGTTATCCAGGTATCAAGGTACCTGTTAGCCTTCTCAATGGATAGGGTTTTACCGAGTGCATTCTCCTACGTTAACCCAAGGACTCACTCACCCATTGTAGCCCACTTATTTGACTTAGCGGTGACGGTAATCCTAATGTATATTCTAATACTAACACCATTTAGTTCAGCTCTCCTTTACGCACTGGATCTTGATGCCTTAATTCTACTGGTATTCACGTTCATAGCCTCAGTGTTATTGGCCTTAATCATGTACCTTAAGGGTGTTGTTAAACTTAAGGTAAGTAAAGCAGTGATAATTCCCTTAACGGTAATTTACCTAGCATTCCTACTCATATTCGCATACTACTGGTTAACGCAACCCCAGTATTATCTTTACGTGACAGGAAACCCAATGCAATTACTGGCTGAGTCATCGGTGATATTTGTGATCGGCTTGGTAGTATTCACTATAGCTAAGTACATTAGGGATAAGGAGGGAATACCATTAAGCCTAGTTTACGAGGAGATACCACCGGAATAA